A genomic segment from Micromonospora echinaurantiaca encodes:
- a CDS encoding inositol monophosphatase family protein, whose amino-acid sequence MVDTLLDDVGGLLRETADQVVLPLFRKLDDADVAEKAPGEIVTVADRRAEEMISATLRRLRPGSVVVGEEAVADDPGLLRHLRGSGDVWLVDPVDGTSNFAAGRRPFALMVSLLTDGEPAAAWVLDPLADTLASARTGEGAWLNGQPVRTTRSAPPVGELRGAAMTRFLPPASRATVDAGAARFGELLPGQHCAGREYLDVLLGDQQFVLFWRTLPWDHGPGTLLVGAAGGVARRFDGTDYHPADEGHGLLVAANEEIWTEVRDALLTP is encoded by the coding sequence GTGGTTGACACCCTGCTCGACGACGTCGGTGGGCTGCTGCGCGAGACCGCCGACCAGGTCGTGCTGCCGCTGTTCCGCAAGCTGGACGACGCCGACGTCGCCGAGAAGGCGCCCGGCGAGATCGTCACCGTCGCCGACCGGCGGGCCGAGGAGATGATCTCGGCAACCCTGCGCCGGCTGCGGCCCGGCTCGGTGGTGGTCGGCGAGGAGGCGGTGGCCGACGATCCGGGCCTGCTGCGTCACCTGCGCGGATCCGGCGACGTGTGGCTGGTCGACCCGGTCGACGGCACCTCGAACTTCGCCGCCGGCCGGCGGCCGTTCGCGCTGATGGTGTCCCTGCTGACGGACGGCGAGCCGGCCGCCGCGTGGGTGCTCGACCCGCTCGCCGACACGCTGGCCAGCGCCCGGACGGGGGAGGGCGCCTGGCTGAACGGGCAGCCGGTGCGGACCACGCGCTCGGCGCCGCCGGTCGGCGAACTGCGCGGCGCGGCGATGACCCGCTTCCTGCCGCCGGCGTCCCGGGCCACCGTCGACGCCGGCGCCGCCCGTTTCGGAGAGCTGCTGCCCGGCCAGCACTGCGCCGGGCGGGAGTACCTCGACGTCCTCCTCGGCGACCAGCAGTTCGTGCTCTTCTGGCGGACCCTGCCGTGGGACCACGGGCCGGGCACCCTGCTGGTCGGGGCGGCGGGCGGGGTGGCCCGACGCTTCGACGGCACCGACTACCACCCGGCCGACGAGGGCCACGGCCTGCTCGTCGCCGCCAACGAGGAGATCTGGACCGAGGTCCGCGACGCCCTCCTCACCCCCTGA
- a CDS encoding fused MFS/spermidine synthase, protein MNSPSPDVAVPPAQPEPATGRALPGGLAAFLVFFSSGAVLVLETVALRLVGPYVGVTLQVTSSVIGIALAAIAYGAWSGGWLADRRDPRTLLAPALVLAGIATAVTLPVVRYAGEVLRGGAATAILLLVALAVFVPAALLAAVTPLVVKLQLADLRRTGQVVGRLSGIGTLGGITATLGTGFVLVAALPSTVILFTLAAALGITGISLGVWLRRRDRAGTPGPARAKAALAVLGLVGAGLTTVAPNPCDIETAYHCARVEADPDRDSGRTLLLNSAQHSYVDLADPTHLEYAYTQWIGAVADVVAPPGRRLDALHLGGGGFTVPGYLTATRPGTDNVVFEIDGGLVELGERELGVRQGPALRAVVGDARMLVAGEPGDSRDLVVGDAFGHLVVPWHLATREMAAEIRRVTRPGGVYVQNVIDYPPLRFIRSELATVAAEFRHVALIAPPAALAGEQGSNFLIVASDAPLPLDAVRARLDTLDEATTLLSGAELSGFVGDALVLTDDYAPVDQLLATA, encoded by the coding sequence GTGAACTCCCCATCGCCCGATGTCGCGGTACCGCCCGCGCAGCCCGAGCCGGCCACCGGCCGGGCCCTGCCCGGAGGCCTCGCCGCGTTCCTGGTCTTCTTCTCCAGCGGCGCCGTCCTGGTGCTGGAGACGGTCGCGCTGCGCCTGGTCGGTCCGTACGTCGGAGTGACCCTCCAGGTGACCAGTTCGGTGATCGGCATCGCGCTGGCCGCCATCGCGTACGGGGCGTGGTCCGGCGGCTGGCTGGCCGACCGGCGGGACCCGCGTACCCTGCTGGCCCCGGCGCTGGTGCTGGCCGGCATCGCCACCGCGGTGACCCTGCCGGTGGTCCGGTACGCCGGTGAGGTGCTGCGCGGCGGCGCCGCGACCGCCATCCTGCTGCTGGTCGCGCTCGCCGTCTTCGTACCGGCGGCGCTGCTCGCCGCGGTCACCCCGCTGGTGGTCAAGCTGCAACTGGCCGACCTGCGCCGGACCGGTCAGGTGGTCGGCCGGCTCTCCGGCATCGGCACGCTGGGCGGCATCACGGCCACCCTGGGCACCGGCTTCGTGCTGGTCGCCGCCCTGCCCAGCACGGTCATCCTGTTCACCCTGGCCGCCGCGCTCGGGATCACCGGGATCTCCCTCGGGGTGTGGCTGCGCCGCCGGGACCGCGCCGGCACGCCCGGCCCGGCCCGGGCCAAGGCCGCGCTGGCCGTCCTCGGCCTGGTCGGGGCGGGGCTGACAACGGTCGCCCCGAACCCGTGCGACATCGAGACGGCGTACCACTGCGCCCGGGTCGAGGCCGACCCGGACCGGGACAGCGGCCGGACCCTGCTGCTCAACTCGGCCCAGCACTCCTACGTGGACCTCGCCGACCCGACCCACCTGGAGTACGCGTACACCCAGTGGATCGGGGCGGTGGCCGATGTGGTGGCGCCGCCGGGACGGCGGCTGGACGCGCTGCACCTGGGCGGCGGCGGGTTCACCGTGCCGGGCTACCTGACCGCCACCCGGCCGGGCACCGACAACGTGGTCTTCGAGATCGACGGCGGGCTGGTCGAGCTGGGCGAGCGCGAGCTGGGCGTACGCCAGGGGCCGGCGCTGCGGGCGGTGGTGGGTGACGCCCGGATGCTGGTGGCCGGCGAGCCGGGCGACAGCCGCGACCTGGTGGTCGGCGACGCCTTCGGGCACCTGGTGGTGCCCTGGCACCTGGCCACCCGGGAGATGGCCGCGGAGATCCGCCGGGTGACCCGGCCGGGCGGCGTCTACGTGCAGAACGTCATCGACTACCCGCCGCTGCGCTTCATCCGCAGCGAACTGGCCACCGTCGCCGCCGAGTTCCGGCACGTCGCGCTGATCGCCCCGCCGGCCGCCCTCGCCGGCGAGCAGGGGTCCAACTTCCTCATCGTCGCCTCCGACGCCCCGCTGCCGCTGGACGCGGTGCGGGCCCGGCTGGACACCCTCGACGAGGCGACCACCCTGCTGTCCGGCGCGGAGCTGAGCGGGTTCGTCGGCGACGCGCTGGTGCTCACCGACGACTACGCCCCGGTGGACCAACTGCTGGCTACCGCCTGA
- a CDS encoding sensor histidine kinase has translation MTAQTSGWTLRQRVVTLLAVVGLLLVGLAVAEAFVATQNRAKTDAVLNKTAPLRVQAQELLNALLDQETAVRGFAVSGDRADLAPYDDGLRLERDRVASMQQLLDDYPEIREELRQVESQAEQWRQSVALPVIATTEQEGTAAGQALVTDQARQQFDQVRDAVNALQDEIVSAREKGARDVQRTGNLLVVLLIVAALVVVVTGAVLLLSLDRMVVRPLTALADQVREVAEGDYQHSITGAGPPEFRRLADDVDAMRRKIAKDLAEVREARERIEWVNSQLQKQAEELTRSNRDLEQFAYVASHDLQEPLRKVASFCQLLQRRYAGQLDERADQYIAFAVDGAQRMQRLINDLLAFSRIGRLTAGFTEVDLNKVMGDVAGQTEAARQYADAELTWSELPVIRGEEPLLTNLLANLVSNSIKFRRPDVRPRVHVSARLVGDEWEITCQDNGIGIEPEFADKIFVIFQRLHAKDAYPGTGIGLAIVKKIVEYHGGRVWVDTDVPEGTAIRFTLPALPEDVAAATAATEDAGTGDDAAVGAEGPAGEPAAPAGDATPDQAGRAEEAQPADGPRVAPDEGRTGGMKETVG, from the coding sequence GTGACCGCACAGACCTCCGGCTGGACCCTGCGCCAGCGGGTAGTGACGCTGCTCGCCGTGGTCGGCCTGCTGCTGGTCGGCCTGGCCGTGGCCGAGGCGTTCGTGGCCACCCAGAACCGGGCCAAGACCGACGCCGTGCTGAACAAGACCGCTCCGCTGCGGGTGCAGGCGCAGGAGCTGCTCAACGCGCTGTTGGACCAGGAAACCGCGGTCCGCGGCTTCGCGGTCAGCGGCGACCGGGCCGACCTGGCCCCGTACGACGACGGGCTGCGGCTGGAACGGGACCGGGTCGCCTCGATGCAGCAGCTGCTGGACGACTACCCGGAGATCCGGGAGGAGCTGCGACAGGTCGAGAGCCAGGCCGAGCAGTGGCGGCAGTCGGTCGCCCTGCCGGTGATCGCGACGACCGAGCAGGAGGGCACGGCCGCCGGCCAGGCACTGGTCACCGACCAGGCCCGTCAGCAGTTCGACCAGGTGCGGGACGCCGTCAACGCGCTCCAGGACGAGATCGTCTCCGCCCGGGAGAAGGGCGCTCGGGACGTGCAGCGGACCGGCAACCTGCTGGTCGTCCTGCTGATCGTCGCCGCGCTGGTGGTGGTGGTCACCGGCGCCGTGCTGCTGCTCTCGCTGGACCGGATGGTGGTCCGCCCGCTGACCGCGCTCGCCGACCAGGTGCGCGAGGTGGCCGAGGGCGACTACCAGCACAGCATCACCGGCGCCGGGCCGCCGGAATTCCGCCGCCTCGCCGACGACGTGGACGCGATGCGGCGGAAGATCGCCAAGGACCTGGCCGAGGTACGCGAGGCCCGGGAACGCATCGAGTGGGTCAACAGCCAGCTGCAGAAGCAGGCCGAGGAGCTGACCCGGTCCAACCGCGACCTGGAGCAGTTCGCGTACGTGGCCTCGCACGACCTGCAGGAGCCGCTGCGCAAGGTGGCCAGCTTCTGCCAGTTGCTCCAGCGCCGCTACGCCGGGCAGCTCGACGAGCGGGCCGACCAGTACATCGCCTTCGCCGTCGACGGCGCGCAACGGATGCAGCGCCTGATCAACGACCTGCTGGCCTTCTCCCGGATCGGCCGGCTCACCGCTGGCTTCACCGAGGTCGACCTGAACAAGGTGATGGGCGACGTGGCCGGGCAGACCGAGGCCGCCCGCCAGTACGCCGACGCCGAGCTGACCTGGTCCGAGCTGCCGGTGATCCGCGGCGAGGAGCCGCTGCTGACCAACCTGCTGGCCAACCTGGTCAGCAACTCGATCAAGTTCCGCCGTCCCGACGTCCGGCCGCGGGTGCACGTGTCGGCCCGCCTGGTCGGCGACGAGTGGGAGATCACCTGCCAGGACAACGGCATCGGCATCGAGCCGGAGTTCGCCGACAAGATCTTCGTCATCTTCCAGCGGCTGCACGCCAAGGACGCGTACCCGGGCACCGGGATCGGCCTGGCGATCGTCAAGAAGATCGTCGAGTACCACGGCGGCCGGGTCTGGGTGGACACCGACGTGCCCGAGGGGACGGCGATCCGGTTCACCCTCCCCGCGCTGCCGGAGGACGTCGCGGCGGCGACCGCGGCCACCGAGGACGCCGGGACGGGCGACGACGCGGCGGTGGGCGCGGAGGGGCCGGCGGGCGAGCCGGCGGCGCCGGCCGGTGACGCGACGCCCGACCAGGCCGGACGGGCCGAGGAAGCGCAGCCGGCGGACGGCCCCCGGGTCGCGCCGGACGAGGGTAGAACGGGTGGCATGAAGGAGACCGTGGGATGA
- a CDS encoding serine/threonine-protein kinase yields the protein MGGGVQNGAQLLGDRYRLIEQLGAGGMSVVWRGYDEVLGRQVAVKVLASRLASDRAFRHRIRIEAQAAARLCHPNITNVYDYGESEQVGLTVPYVVMELIDGESLSGRLRRGGQLPWREAVTIGAEVASALATAHARGVVHRDVTPGNVMLTPTGVKVVDFGISALVGESEKGPDGALLGTPAYLAPERLDNGQVSPATDVYAVGLLLYRMLTGRLPWQASTTTEMLRAHMYNDPEPMPPVPGLADEVADLVRRCLAKRPADRPATAEVAATLAEAAGMLPVVPVSPASAPADAATLASAGTTILPWSAATDALPFSRTRNRRAVARRRKVEAGVAAAGLIAVTASLWGLTSRSPASGGVDEPTPARMGVEKAAPCRVAYALRTDTGKDFTAELTLTNTGDRELRDWTMSFTFPGKQTVTKAAPAPVDQQGSTVTVRPVPGRPALAPGAAEKLTLTGRHTGVNPLPVEFRLGDETCGVQVSGVAGAAPSTAPKPPATKAPPKKKATTKAGGSTAKSDNSGKGKGNGGGKKAEGREGRDGDDDDDRDDD from the coding sequence ATGGGTGGAGGGGTCCAGAACGGCGCGCAACTGCTCGGTGATCGCTACCGGCTGATCGAGCAGCTCGGCGCGGGTGGCATGTCCGTGGTCTGGCGCGGCTACGACGAGGTGCTCGGCCGGCAGGTGGCGGTCAAGGTGCTCGCCTCCCGGCTCGCCAGCGACCGGGCCTTCCGGCACCGGATCCGGATCGAGGCGCAGGCCGCCGCGCGGCTCTGCCACCCCAACATCACCAACGTGTACGACTACGGCGAGTCCGAGCAGGTCGGGCTGACCGTGCCGTACGTGGTGATGGAGCTGATCGACGGGGAGTCGCTGAGCGGCCGGTTGCGCCGCGGCGGGCAGCTGCCCTGGCGGGAGGCGGTGACGATCGGGGCGGAGGTCGCCTCGGCGCTGGCCACCGCGCACGCCCGCGGGGTGGTGCACCGCGACGTGACCCCGGGCAACGTGATGCTGACTCCCACCGGGGTGAAGGTGGTCGACTTCGGCATCTCGGCGCTGGTCGGGGAGAGCGAGAAGGGGCCGGACGGCGCGCTGCTCGGCACGCCCGCGTACCTGGCGCCGGAGCGGCTGGACAACGGCCAGGTCTCGCCGGCCACCGACGTGTATGCGGTCGGCCTGCTGCTCTACCGGATGCTCACCGGCCGGCTGCCCTGGCAGGCCAGCACCACCACCGAGATGCTGCGCGCGCACATGTACAACGATCCGGAGCCGATGCCGCCGGTGCCGGGGCTGGCCGACGAGGTGGCCGACCTGGTGCGCCGCTGCCTGGCCAAGCGACCCGCGGACCGGCCGGCCACCGCCGAGGTGGCCGCCACCCTCGCCGAGGCGGCCGGCATGCTGCCGGTGGTGCCGGTCTCCCCGGCCTCCGCACCGGCCGACGCGGCCACGCTGGCCAGCGCCGGCACCACCATCCTGCCCTGGTCGGCGGCGACGGACGCGCTGCCGTTCTCGCGTACCCGCAACCGCCGGGCGGTGGCCCGCCGCCGGAAGGTGGAGGCCGGGGTGGCCGCCGCGGGGCTGATCGCGGTGACCGCGTCGCTGTGGGGGCTGACCTCGCGCAGCCCGGCCAGCGGCGGCGTCGACGAGCCCACGCCCGCCCGGATGGGGGTGGAGAAGGCCGCTCCCTGCCGGGTGGCGTACGCGCTGCGCACCGACACCGGCAAGGACTTCACCGCCGAGCTGACCCTCACCAACACCGGCGACCGGGAGCTGCGGGACTGGACGATGAGCTTCACCTTCCCGGGGAAGCAGACGGTGACGAAGGCGGCGCCCGCGCCGGTGGACCAGCAGGGCAGCACGGTGACCGTACGGCCGGTGCCGGGGCGGCCTGCGCTGGCGCCCGGCGCGGCCGAGAAGCTCACCCTGACCGGCCGGCACACCGGCGTGAACCCGCTGCCGGTGGAGTTCCGCCTGGGCGACGAGACCTGCGGGGTGCAGGTGTCCGGCGTGGCCGGCGCGGCACCCAGCACGGCGCCCAAGCCCCCGGCGACCAAGGCCCCGCCGAAGAAGAAGGCCACCACCAAGGCGGGCGGCAGCACGGCGAAGTCCGACAACTCCGGCAAGGGCAAGGGGAACGGTGGTGGAAAAAAAGCCGAGGGAAGGGAGGGAAGGGACGGGGACGATGACGACGACCGCGACGACGACTGA
- a CDS encoding response regulator: MTAPADGKSPIEVLLVEDDPGDVLMTQEAFEEHKLRNRLTVVSDGAEALAYLRREGRYADAVTPDLVLLDLNLPKRDGREVLEEIKKDEQLCRIPVVVLTTSQADEDILRSYQLHANAYVTKPVDFERFISVVRQIDEFFVSVVKLPPRG; the protein is encoded by the coding sequence ATGACCGCGCCGGCAGACGGCAAGAGCCCGATCGAGGTCCTGCTCGTCGAGGACGACCCGGGTGACGTGTTGATGACCCAGGAGGCGTTCGAGGAGCACAAGCTCCGCAACCGGCTGACCGTCGTCTCCGACGGCGCCGAGGCGCTGGCCTACCTGCGCCGGGAGGGCCGGTACGCGGACGCGGTCACCCCTGACCTGGTCCTGCTCGACCTGAACCTGCCCAAGCGGGACGGTCGGGAGGTGCTCGAGGAGATCAAGAAGGACGAGCAGCTCTGCCGGATCCCGGTGGTGGTGCTGACCACCTCGCAGGCCGACGAGGACATCCTGCGCAGCTACCAGCTGCACGCGAACGCGTACGTCACCAAGCCGGTGGACTTCGAGCGGTTCATCTCGGTGGTCCGGCAGATCGACGAGTTCTTCGTCAGCGTGGTGAAGCTGCCGCCGCGTGGTTGA
- a CDS encoding coiled-coil domain-containing protein, which produces MPAGRRGRRPLIALLAAVALLFGLGAVPAYAEPNEGGTKKLRDALEATAKAHLEAKAKLDNSKRRQKALVGELTGLELRLGELTEQVAEVAAQSYRVGRLTPASMLLNSASPVAFLERAANLDLMAQRDGKRLRELAEARQQAQEAKIALDTEVREQQKQLAVMAKKKKEAEAALAAVSGGGSGGFSGASSTSAKPAPRNPDGSWPSESCSVNDPTTSGCITPRTLNALQQTKAAGYKRYVSCYRSGGSGEHPKGRACDFSAAAGGFEDRTATGGDKAYGDSLAAWHVRNASRLGVLYVIWYRQIWHPGTGWRSYSGGGSPAADHTNHVHLSMY; this is translated from the coding sequence ATGCCCGCCGGGCGTCGTGGCCGCCGCCCGCTGATCGCTCTGCTCGCCGCCGTCGCGCTGCTGTTCGGCCTGGGGGCGGTGCCCGCGTACGCGGAGCCGAACGAGGGTGGCACCAAGAAGCTCCGGGACGCCCTGGAGGCGACCGCGAAGGCGCACCTCGAGGCCAAGGCGAAGCTGGACAACTCCAAGCGCCGGCAGAAGGCGCTGGTGGGGGAGCTGACCGGGCTGGAGCTCCGGCTGGGTGAGCTGACCGAGCAGGTCGCCGAGGTGGCCGCGCAGTCCTACCGGGTGGGGCGGCTCACCCCGGCGTCGATGCTGCTCAACAGCGCCTCACCGGTGGCGTTCCTGGAGCGCGCGGCGAACCTGGACCTGATGGCGCAGCGGGACGGCAAGCGGCTGCGCGAGCTGGCCGAGGCGCGCCAGCAGGCGCAGGAGGCGAAGATCGCCCTCGACACCGAGGTCCGGGAGCAGCAGAAGCAGCTCGCCGTGATGGCGAAGAAGAAGAAGGAGGCCGAGGCCGCGCTCGCCGCGGTCAGCGGTGGCGGCAGCGGCGGCTTCAGCGGGGCCAGCTCGACCTCGGCCAAGCCGGCGCCCCGCAACCCGGACGGGTCCTGGCCGTCGGAGTCCTGCTCGGTGAACGACCCGACCACCTCCGGGTGCATCACGCCGCGCACCCTCAACGCCCTCCAGCAGACCAAGGCGGCCGGCTACAAGCGCTACGTCTCCTGCTACCGCAGCGGTGGCTCCGGCGAGCATCCGAAGGGCCGGGCCTGCGACTTCTCCGCCGCGGCGGGCGGGTTCGAGGACCGGACCGCGACCGGCGGTGACAAGGCGTACGGGGACAGCCTGGCCGCCTGGCACGTGCGCAACGCCAGCCGGCTCGGCGTGCTGTACGTGATCTGGTACCGGCAGATTTGGCATCCGGGCACCGGCTGGCGCTCGTACAGCGGTGGCGGCAGCCCGGCCGCCGACCATACGAACCATGTTCATCTCTCGATGTACTGA